Genomic window (Burkholderiales bacterium):
ACTGGAGGGCATGTTTGATAGCGAATTTTGGCTCATTCTAGCAAAACAAAAGGCGGCCGAAGCCGCCTTTTAAGTGAGCACTAACGCTGAAGCGATACCCTGGAACAAGTGTTACTGGATCGTCAGCCGCTTGGCTGCCGCGGCAGCTTTCTTGCGCAGGACCAGTTCCAGCACGCCGTCGTTATACTTGGCCTGTGCGGATTCCTCCTCGATCTCCTGGGCAAGGCTGAAACTTCGCGAAACCTTGCCGTAATAGCGCTCGGTGTGCACTATCTTTTCACCGTTTTTGACTTCTTTTTCGTTTTTGACTTCGGCGCTGACCCCAACCCGGTTGCCATCGATGGTGACATCGATGTCTTCCTTGCGGACGCCGGGAATGTCGGCGCGCACA
Coding sequences:
- a CDS encoding Hsp20/alpha crystallin family protein encodes the protein MASITRYSPLDDVFDDFFKGFFVRPVSYEGQKPVQIKMDVAESADSYIVRADIPGVRKEDIDVTIDGNRVGVSAEVKNEKEVKNGEKIVHTERYYGKVSRSFSLAQEIEEESAQAKYNDGVLELVLRKKAAAAAKRLTIQ